A segment of the Streptomyces diastaticus subsp. diastaticus genome:
GGCGGCCGTGAGGCCCGCGACGCCGCCTCCGACGACCACCACGCGGGGGCTCGTGCCGTCCGCTCCCGCCGGGTTTCCGTCTGTTTCCGCGCGCATGGAGTCACTGTCTCAAACCGGGCGGGCCGGGCCGCCGCCGGGTCGGCGTGGTTCCGTTACCCGTTCGCGACCCCGGAGCCGAAACCCGCCGGTGCGCGGCGGCGTCGTAGCGGCACAGGCGCCCCGACGGGTGGGGCGGCGAGGACGAGGGGAACGGCGGATGAGCCGGACGCGGACAGGCAACGGCGGCGGGATCGCGAAACGCCGGGCGACGGCGCTGCTGGCGGTGGCGGTACTGGGGCTGGCGGGGTGTTCGTCCGGCTCCTCGGAGTCGGCCTCGTCGGTGCCGGAGCGGGCGGCGGCCCCGTCGCCGGCGGACGGGGCGGGCGGCGGCCAGGCCGAACGGCAGGGGGACGGCGCGGACCGGAGCGGCGAGGCGGCCGGGCGGAGGACTCCGGAGCTGAAGGGCGTCCACCTGGTCCGGACCGCCGAGCTGGAGCTGCGGGTGAAGGACGTACCGGCGGCGCTGGCGTCGGCCCGCTCGGTGGTCGAGGACGCGGGCGGCTACGTCGGTGAAGAGTCGACCCGCCGCGACGCGCGAGGGCACGAGCGGTCGACGGTGGTGGTGCGGGTGCCGCAGGAGCGGTACGACGCGGTGCTGGACTCGCTCGGCGAGGGCGGGGAGGTGGTGTCGCGGCGGACCGGCGCGGAGGACGTCACTGAGGAGGTGGTGGACGTCGAGAGCCGCCTGAAGTCGCAGCGGGCCAGTGTCGCGCGGGTCCGCGAGCTGATGGACCGGGCGGAGAAGCTGAGCGACGTCGTGGCGCTGGAGGGGGAGCTGAGCAGCCGCCAGGCGGAGCTGGAGTCGCTG
Coding sequences within it:
- a CDS encoding DUF4349 domain-containing protein; this translates as MSRTRTGNGGGIAKRRATALLAVAVLGLAGCSSGSSESASSVPERAAAPSPADGAGGGQAERQGDGADRSGEAAGRRTPELKGVHLVRTAELELRVKDVPAALASARSVVEDAGGYVGEESTRRDARGHERSTVVVRVPQERYDAVLDSLGEGGEVVSRRTGAEDVTEEVVDVESRLKSQRASVARVRELMDRAEKLSDVVALEGELSSRQAELESLLAQQSSLKDRTSMATVTLQLSERAAKAEPAGDDGPTFTDALSGGWSALTATLRWLTVAVGAALPFVPALGLVLLVRRLTRRRRPAGSAAAPRAPEREGEAGAQDSGAESAVPAARPGRD